From the genome of Anopheles funestus chromosome 2RL, idAnoFuneDA-416_04, whole genome shotgun sequence:
GCGCAATAGTGCTGTACGACATTTACATGTGCTATGCGGTACATCTATCATTTCAGCTATACTGTTTGGCGAAATACCACAAACCGGACGCCATATCGGCAGCATAGATCCCTTATGCGATCCCCATATGGTTGTGAGGGATGCGTATGAAAATGCACGCTTTTTGTGTGATCAGTACTATCTTGCTAGTCCCGAATTGGAAGTCATAGAGCATAATGGTAGGTGGTCTGTTGTCGCCCAAACTTCCAAAATATGATGTttacactaaaaaaaaaaacttgtttgtttttgtttctaacaGAGATTGACAAAGGCAATCCTATAAAGATTGTGTACGTACCATCACATTTGTATCACATGCTTTTCGAGCTGTTTAAGAACTCGATGCGTGCCGTCATGGAACATCACGGCACAGAAAACGATGTGCCCCCGATTAAAGTTACCATCGTGAAGGGTAAGGAGGATATATGCGTTAAGATGTCCGATCAAGGCGGTGGTATTCCACGATCGCAGGTGGATCAGCTGTTCAAGTACATGTATAGTACTGCGCCGCAACCACCGAAATCTAAAACAGATTTACCATTAGTTCCGTTGGCTGGTATGATATGAATAGTTTTTAGCTTCATTGCGTAAAATATCAACaatgtggcttttttttaacaaatgtgCATAGGTTACGGATACGGCTTGCCCATCTCTAGATTGTATGCAAGATACTTTCACGGTGATTTGGTCCTGTTCTCGTGTGAAGGATACGGTTCTGATGCAATAATCTATCTGAAAGTAACTATCACCAACATATCCAGAAGCTTTCTAGGTTCCTTTTCAATTATTAACttggttattttatttttatactaacAGGCATTTTCAGATGAAGCCAACGAGTTGCTaccaattttcaataaaaccaGCACGCGCTTCTACAAGGCAACCGTTCCAACCGGTGACTGGTCTAATCAGGTAAAgggtaaaaaaatcaaacctatAGTAATATAATGCATCCAAATGGGTGAGATATTATATTGTTTTGTATAAGCACTTTGCAATATTGGTGAAGCCTAGGGGGGGGTTTTATTGTTGACAGTTTAAATATAACTTGACAGTGTGCTTAGAGACAGATTGATTATTTAAGATGGACAAAGAGCATAGTAGATAGTACGTTACTCTTCAACACGTCCATCGCAGGAATGAGACCTTTCAGTTatagataaattaaaaattttaaatacaaaaaccgTTGTAGCCCCAGATAGGATGAAAACTGACACTACATACACGCAGAAACGGACACGGACATTAATCAGTGCCTCaagaaagcaatatttaagaAAATCAACTCCTCATTTACATAAATTACAGCCCTTCATATAGTGCCGGTAGATCACTTAGGTTACCACCGATATATAATATAGAATCATGTAATAT
Proteins encoded in this window:
- the LOC125761876 gene encoding pyruvate dehydrogenase (acetyl-transferring) kinase, mitochondrial isoform X2 — encoded protein: MKLFPVRLSNINKMLDFYSQFNPSPLSIKQFIDFGLNACPRKSFVFLRKELPVRLANIMKEITLLPESLLRMPSVGLVSAWYVKSFEEVLAFEKTDPTETNLEKFCKSLIQIRDRHSDVVQTMAQGILELKESRDGAIEPSTELSIQYFLDRLYMSRISIRMLINQHTILFGEIPQTGRHIGSIDPLCDPHMVVRDAYENARFLCDQYYLASPELEVIEHNEIDKGNPIKIVYVPSHLYHMLFELFKNSMRAVMEHHGTENDVPPIKVTIVKGKEDICVKMSDQGGGIPRSQVDQLFKYMYSTAPQPPKSKTDLPLVPLAGYGYGLPISRLYARYFHGDLVLFSCEGYGSDAIIYLKAFSDEANELLPIFNKTSTRFYKATVPTGDWSNQGKNFTNRLL
- the LOC125761876 gene encoding pyruvate dehydrogenase (acetyl-transferring) kinase, mitochondrial isoform X1; protein product: MKLFPVRLSNINKMLDFYSQFNPSPLSIKQFIDFGLNACPRKSFVFLRKELPVRLANIMKEITLLPESLLRMPSVGLVSAWYVKSFEEVLAFEKTDPTETNLEKFCKSLIQIRDRHSDVVQTMAQGILELKESRDGAIEPSTELSIQYFLDRLYMSRISIRMLINQHTILFGEIPQTGRHIGSIDPLCDPHMVVRDAYENARFLCDQYYLASPELEVIEHNEIDKGNPIKIVYVPSHLYHMLFELFKNSMRAVMEHHGTENDVPPIKVTIVKGKEDICVKMSDQGGGIPRSQVDQLFKYMYSTAPQPPKSKTDLPLVPLAGYGYGLPISRLYARYFHGDLVLFSCEGYGSDAIIYLKAFSDEANELLPIFNKTSTRFYKATVPTGDWSNQNSDMNSKQMNAQTRRVGSLGTNTL